The proteins below come from a single Cupriavidus sp. P-10 genomic window:
- the yfcF gene encoding glutathione transferase gives MKENSLRLYADAQFASPYAMSAFVALHEKRLPFELSTVDLGSRANYDESYTAKSLTQRVPTLMHGDFALSESSAITEFLDDAFPETPVYPQDRYLRARARQVQAWLRSDLMPIRQERSTEVVFYGVSGPALTPAAHAAVQKLFRAAEALLSGDAPNLFGAWCIADTDLALMLNRLILNGDPVPTRLMDYAARQWERPSVQRWVGLKRPPL, from the coding sequence TTGAAGGAAAATAGTCTTCGCCTATATGCCGATGCTCAGTTTGCTAGCCCCTACGCCATGTCGGCTTTTGTGGCTCTTCACGAAAAGCGATTGCCATTTGAACTTTCGACTGTGGATCTCGGCAGTCGTGCAAACTATGACGAGAGCTATACAGCCAAGTCGTTGACCCAGCGCGTACCCACGCTGATGCATGGGGACTTCGCTTTGTCGGAATCGTCAGCAATCACGGAGTTCCTTGACGATGCTTTTCCGGAAACGCCCGTATATCCCCAAGACAGATATCTTCGCGCGAGGGCACGCCAGGTGCAAGCCTGGCTCCGCAGCGATCTGATGCCCATCCGACAGGAACGCTCAACTGAGGTGGTGTTCTACGGGGTGTCCGGACCGGCGCTTACCCCTGCGGCCCATGCAGCGGTGCAGAAGTTGTTTCGTGCGGCCGAGGCTTTGCTCTCTGGAGATGCGCCAAATCTCTTTGGGGCTTGGTGCATCGCCGACACAGATTTGGCGTTAATGCTGAATCGCCTCATCCTGAATGGCGATCCGGTACCAACAAGGTTAATGGACTACGCTGCGCGTCAGTGGGAGAGGCCCTCCGTGCAGCGATGGGTTGGACTGAAACGTCCTCCGCTTTGA
- a CDS encoding ComEC/Rec2 family competence protein, producing the protein MFRIRAIQAEHGDALLVSYGNPDRPRHVLVDGGPAGTREALLAVLKPLCVNGRLRLEALVVTHYDLDHIEGMIELLSDPPEWLDIADVWFNGYQHLRQADRLGPSEGDALSKLIRRRNLPWNHAFPDRGTIQQSCKEVILEGKLQVRVLSPDALALKKLSEEWANPELPPTEPPAGPGDRLGRKDPWPPGDFSQLSKSKSRSDSSTPNGSSIALLLQFGDKRMLLAADAFAEVVKAGLAVHHSKQEPIDLLKVSHHGSKANTDLDLLTSLRCSRFLISTSGKKYRHPDNELIARLIAKGKHPEIFFNYDVPHTSRWRLKPEGWPSFKPLYPMAGEQFVEVSL; encoded by the coding sequence ATGTTTCGAATCAGAGCCATCCAAGCCGAACACGGCGACGCGCTGCTCGTCAGCTACGGCAACCCGGACCGGCCTCGCCATGTGCTAGTCGACGGCGGACCCGCTGGCACCCGGGAAGCGCTGCTGGCCGTACTGAAGCCGCTATGCGTCAACGGCCGGCTTCGACTGGAGGCTCTGGTGGTGACGCATTATGACCTCGATCACATCGAGGGGATGATCGAACTGCTGAGCGACCCGCCCGAGTGGCTCGACATCGCGGACGTATGGTTCAACGGCTATCAACACCTGCGACAGGCAGACAGGCTTGGTCCGAGTGAAGGCGACGCTCTGTCGAAGTTGATCCGGCGCCGGAATCTTCCCTGGAATCACGCGTTTCCGGATAGGGGCACGATCCAACAATCGTGTAAGGAGGTCATCCTTGAAGGCAAGCTACAGGTGCGGGTGCTGTCACCAGATGCCTTGGCGCTGAAGAAGCTGTCGGAGGAATGGGCGAATCCCGAGTTGCCGCCGACGGAGCCGCCCGCAGGCCCCGGTGACCGACTGGGACGCAAGGACCCTTGGCCCCCAGGAGACTTCTCACAGTTGTCCAAGTCAAAGTCCCGGTCCGATAGCTCCACTCCCAACGGCAGCAGTATTGCTCTACTACTGCAGTTCGGCGACAAGCGCATGTTGTTGGCCGCAGACGCGTTCGCCGAAGTGGTGAAGGCTGGGCTCGCGGTCCATCACTCGAAGCAAGAGCCGATCGATCTGCTCAAGGTGTCTCACCATGGCAGCAAGGCCAATACTGACCTGGATCTCCTGACGTCCCTCCGGTGCTCGCGATTCTTGATTAGCACGAGCGGAAAGAAGTACCGGCATCCCGACAACGAGCTGATCGCGCGGCTGATTGCCAAAGGCAAGCACCCAGAGATCTTCTTCAACTACGACGTGCCGCACACCTCGAGATGGCGCCTCAAACCGGAAGGGTGGCCGAGCTTCAAGCCCCTCTATCCGATGGCCGGCGAGCAGTTTGTCGAAGTTTCACTCTGA
- a CDS encoding IS3 family transposase (programmed frameshift) has translation MVLAQRGEHPSLWAAVNAIAPKIGCSGHTLLKWVEREEIDRGQRDGVTTVERERLRELERENKELRRANEILKLASAFFAPGGARPPAQVLKTFVDEHRDVFGVEPICKVLQIAPSCYRRHAARLRDPSRRSARAIRDERLRPEIKRVWEDNMQVYGADKVWKQMNREGMAVARCTVERLMKQLGLEGVCRGKKKRTTVADDSVPCPLDRVKRQFHATRPNQLWVSDFTYVSTWQGWLYVAFVIDVFARCIVGWRVSTSMTTDFVLDALEQALYARQPDNDGTLIHHSDRGSQYVSIRYTERLSEAGIEPSVGSRGDSYDNALAETINGLYKAELIHKRGPWKTREAVELATLEWVAWFNNHRLMEHLGYIPPAEAEANYYRQLSDTAAAPAST, from the exons CTGGTGCTGGCACAACGTGGAGAGCATCCGTCGCTGTGGGCGGCGGTCAACGCCATCGCCCCGAAGATTGGCTGCTCGGGCCATACCTTGCTGAAATGGGTTGAGCGTGAGGAGATTGACCGTGGGCAGCGGGATGGCGTCACGACTGTCGAGCGTGAGCGCCTCAGGGAGCTAGAGCGGGAGAACAAAGAGCTGCGCCGTGCCAATGAGATCCTGAAGCTGGCCAGCGCGTTTTTCGCCC CAGGCGGAGCTCGACCGCCGGCTCAAGTCCTGAAGACCTTCGTCGATGAACATCGCGATGTCTTCGGGGTCGAGCCGATCTGCAAAGTCTTGCAGATTGCCCCGTCGTGCTACCGGCGCCATGCCGCTCGGCTTCGCGATCCGTCGCGACGCAGCGCCCGGGCGATTCGTGATGAGCGGCTGAGGCCCGAGATCAAGCGGGTCTGGGAGGACAACATGCAGGTCTATGGTGCGGACAAAGTCTGGAAACAGATGAACCGGGAAGGCATGGCAGTGGCGCGCTGCACGGTCGAACGACTGATGAAGCAGCTTGGCCTGGAGGGGGTGTGCCGGGGCAAGAAGAAGCGCACCACGGTGGCCGACGACTCGGTGCCGTGCCCGCTGGATCGCGTCAAGCGCCAGTTCCACGCCACACGGCCCAACCAACTGTGGGTGAGTGATTTCACCTATGTTTCAACCTGGCAGGGCTGGCTATACGTGGCCTTCGTGATCGACGTGTTCGCCCGGTGTATTGTTGGCTGGCGCGTCAGCACTTCGATGACCACGGACTTCGTACTGGATGCCTTGGAACAGGCACTTTACGCGCGTCAGCCCGACAATGATGGGACACTTATCCACCACTCGGACAGGGGGTCGCAATACGTCAGCATTCGCTATACCGAGCGGCTCTCGGAGGCCGGTATTGAACCATCGGTCGGCAGCCGTGGCGACTCCTACGATAATGCGCTGGCTGAAACCATCAATGGCCTGTACAAGGCCGAACTGATCCACAAGCGTGGCCCCTGGAAAACCCGTGAGGCCGTGGAGCTTGCAACCCTGGAATGGGTGGCCTGGTTCAACAACCACCGCCTGATGGAACACCTCGGCTATATCCCGCCGGCCGAAGCTGAGGCAAACTACTACCGGCAACTTAGCGACACCGCTGCCGCGCCGGCATCAACTTAA